A region from the Drosophila ananassae strain 14024-0371.13 chromosome 2L, ASM1763931v2, whole genome shotgun sequence genome encodes:
- the LOC6500935 gene encoding probable ribosome biogenesis protein RLP24, translating to MRIETCYFCSSKIYPGHGVNFVRNDCKIFKFCRGKCHKAFKRKKNPRKVGWTKAHRKAAGKELAIDPSFEFEKRRNVPIKYSRETWQKALEAIKKVTEIKERRQNHFVMERLRKGRQIEIQMDVKDVQRNMSLIRSPAAGLKERRAKEAAEEAALMEEDLPEEKITYVDARELEKKLEEGMGIDDLEMLEA from the exons ATGCGCATTGAAACGTGTTATTTTTGCTCTAGCAAAATATACCCAGGCCACGGGGTGAATTTTGTTCGAAATGACTGCAAG ATCTTCAAATTCTGTCGGGGAAAGTGCCATAAGGCATTCAAGCGGAAGAAGAACCCTCGCAAGGTCGGCTGGACGAAGGCACACCGCAAGGCCGCTGGCAAGGAGCTGGCTATCGACCCCAGTTTCGAGTTTGAGAAGCGTCGCAATGTGCCAATCAAATATAGCCGTGAAACCTGGCAGAAGGCCCTGGAAGCCATCAAAAAGGTAACCGAAATTAAGGAGCGTCGCCAGAACCACTTCGTTATGGAGCGTCTGCGCAAGGGCCGACAGATCGAGATCCAGATGGACGTTAAAGACGTTCAGCGCAACATGTCTCTTATTCGTTCCCCGGCCGCTGGTCTTAAGGAGCGTCGCGCCAAGGAGGCGGCTGAGGAAGCTGCCCTCATGGAGGAGGATCTGCCCGAGGAAAAGATCACCTACGTGGATGCGCGCGAGCTAGAAAAGAAACTCGAAGAAGGCATGGGAATTGATGATTTGGAGATGTTAGAAGCCTAA
- the LOC6499658 gene encoding LOW QUALITY PROTEIN: D-aminoacyl-tRNA deacylase (The sequence of the model RefSeq protein was modified relative to this genomic sequence to represent the inferred CDS: substituted 1 base at 1 genomic stop codon) — protein sequence MRAVIQRVKAAKVTVLDELVSSIGPGLCVLVGIKASDTATDVDYLVRKILALRXFEENDKRWQKSVKDLNLEILCVSQFTLYHRLKGNKPDFSAAMKGEEAQQLYNHFLERLGKSYDSSKIKDGKFGAYMQVHIENDGPVTINLESPDQKQADEGVDK from the exons ATGAGGGCTGTCATCCAAAGAGTTAAGGCCGCCAAGGTGACAG TGTTGGATGAGCTGGTCTCCTCCATCGGACCTGGTCTATGCGTTCTGGTGGGAATTAAGGCTAGCGACACCGCTACTGATGTTGATTATCT GGTTAGGAAAATCTTGGCCCTGCGTTAATTTGAGGAAAACGACAAGAGATGGCAAAAGTCCGTCAAAGACCTCAACCTAGAGATTCTATGTGTCTCACAGTTCACGTTATACCACCGACTCAAGGGAAATAAACCAGATTTCTCGGCAGCCATGAAGGGTGAAGAGGCCCAGCAACTGTACAATCATTTCCTGGAACGCCTGGGAAAATCCTACGACTCCAGCAAGATAAAAG ATGGAAAATTTGGAGCGTATATGCAGGTGCATATAGAAAACGACGGACCCGTGACCATCAATTTGGAATCCCCTGACCAAAAGCAAGCCGACGAAGGAGTGGATAAATGA